In Candidatus Obscuribacterales bacterium, a genomic segment contains:
- a CDS encoding chlororespiratory reduction protein 7, translated as MPDPMMYQEDAYVLLEANQPEQLLTAEELLAKLTQVLSTYADPLPRDLQRLDSLEAQALHLRDTYCEFDLGPDRFLQWYVVRLEK; from the coding sequence ATGCCTGACCCCATGATGTACCAAGAAGATGCCTACGTCCTCTTGGAAGCGAATCAACCGGAGCAATTGTTGACCGCAGAGGAACTGCTGGCCAAATTGACGCAGGTGTTGTCTACCTATGCCGACCCTCTGCCTCGGGATCTCCAGCGGCTAGACTCCCTAGAAGCCCAAGCTCTGCATCTGCGCGACACCTACTGCGAATTCGACCTTGGCCCCGATCGCTTCCTGCAATGGTACGTGGTGCGACTGGAGAAATAG